Proteins co-encoded in one Dyella japonica A8 genomic window:
- a CDS encoding glycosyltransferase, whose translation MRGWRGTLARVQQEFERRPAFDDSLHVEPLDLPFEPFALPTNDQPLVSVVIPIHGKLAYTLACLRSIARHAPKASFEVIVVDDASPDDSAERLGQIHGLRLLKNERNLGFVGSCNVGAVAARGEFLLFLNNDTQVMAHWLDGLLGCFADREDCGIAGSRLVYPDGRLQEAGGLVFADGTCWTTGRFEQRDAPAWRYRRETDYVSGASLMIRREVFERIGGFDQRYAPAYYEDTDLAFAVRKRGLKVYYEPSSTIIHCEGISAGTDLHAGMKRHQVTNQATFVAKWAEALRAQPPEGTSLMRAMRWSRRGRILVVDSMTPEPTRDSGSLRLSAMLRLLDEQGWSVSFLPDDGRASDDEIRALGAIGTEVLCKPWVSDLPHWLRAHGHELHAVMLCRHTVAGQYAALVRKLAPKARLLFDTVDLHFLREQRAAELSGNASMARQAQASRKSELALIEQSDVTFVVSSHEKALLAQATPQARVILLSNIHEIHGCKTGWAQRKDLVFIGGHGHPPNADAMRWMSQDILPRLRERHPQMCIHVLGDVTDALRQELTTPGLELHGRVPDLAPWLETSMASLAPLRFGAGVKGKINMAMSYGVPVIATSIAAEGMRLTDGEDALIANNAADFVDAVDRLLLDEVLWGRLSQRGLENVRQHFSREAAAHALRLALD comes from the coding sequence TTGCGTGGCTGGCGCGGCACGCTCGCACGCGTGCAGCAGGAGTTCGAACGCCGGCCGGCGTTCGACGACTCCCTGCATGTCGAGCCGCTCGACCTGCCGTTCGAGCCGTTCGCCCTGCCCACCAACGACCAACCGCTGGTGTCGGTCGTCATTCCTATCCACGGCAAGCTCGCTTACACGCTGGCCTGCCTGCGCTCGATCGCACGACATGCGCCCAAGGCATCGTTCGAAGTCATCGTGGTCGACGATGCGTCCCCTGACGACTCCGCCGAACGCCTGGGACAGATCCACGGCCTGCGTCTGCTGAAGAACGAACGCAACCTAGGCTTCGTCGGCAGCTGCAATGTAGGCGCCGTCGCCGCGCGCGGTGAATTCCTGCTGTTCCTCAACAACGACACGCAGGTCATGGCCCATTGGCTCGATGGCCTGCTGGGCTGCTTCGCCGATCGCGAAGACTGCGGCATCGCCGGCAGCCGTTTGGTCTACCCCGATGGAAGGCTGCAGGAAGCCGGTGGACTGGTCTTCGCCGATGGCACCTGCTGGACCACCGGGCGCTTCGAGCAGCGCGATGCACCCGCATGGCGCTATCGCCGGGAAACCGACTACGTCAGCGGCGCCTCGCTGATGATCCGTCGAGAGGTATTCGAACGCATCGGCGGCTTCGACCAACGCTACGCGCCGGCCTACTACGAAGACACCGACCTGGCTTTCGCGGTGCGGAAACGTGGCCTGAAGGTCTATTACGAGCCCTCCAGCACCATCATCCACTGCGAAGGCATCAGCGCCGGCACCGACCTGCATGCGGGCATGAAGCGTCATCAGGTTACGAACCAGGCCACCTTCGTTGCCAAGTGGGCAGAAGCACTGCGCGCGCAGCCGCCGGAGGGTACGTCGCTGATGCGCGCGATGCGCTGGTCTCGGCGCGGGCGCATCCTCGTCGTCGACAGTATGACGCCCGAACCCACCCGCGACTCTGGGTCGCTACGCTTGAGCGCCATGCTTCGCCTGCTCGACGAGCAGGGATGGTCCGTATCGTTCCTTCCGGATGACGGTCGCGCCAGCGACGATGAAATCCGCGCGCTGGGTGCCATCGGTACTGAGGTGCTGTGCAAGCCCTGGGTGTCCGACCTGCCCCACTGGTTGCGCGCGCACGGGCATGAACTCCACGCCGTGATGCTCTGCCGCCACACCGTGGCCGGCCAGTACGCGGCATTGGTGCGCAAGCTGGCGCCAAAGGCACGCCTGCTGTTCGATACGGTGGACCTGCACTTCCTGCGCGAGCAGCGCGCTGCCGAACTCAGCGGCAATGCCTCGATGGCACGCCAGGCGCAGGCGTCGCGCAAGAGTGAGCTGGCGCTGATCGAACAAAGCGACGTCACCTTCGTGGTGAGTTCACACGAGAAGGCGCTGCTGGCACAGGCAACTCCGCAAGCCAGGGTCATCTTGCTGTCCAATATCCACGAGATCCATGGTTGCAAAACCGGATGGGCGCAGCGCAAGGATCTGGTCTTCATTGGCGGGCATGGCCACCCGCCCAATGCGGACGCAATGAGGTGGATGTCCCAGGATATCCTGCCCAGGCTTCGAGAACGACATCCGCAGATGTGCATCCACGTTCTTGGCGACGTCACCGATGCCCTGCGCCAGGAGCTGACCACACCAGGCTTGGAACTGCATGGCAGAGTCCCAGATCTCGCCCCATGGCTGGAGACCTCGATGGCATCGCTGGCCCCATTGCGCTTCGGCGCCGGCGTGAAAGGCAAGATCAACATGGCGATGAGCTACGGAGTACCCGTCATCGCCACGAGCATCGCAGCCGAAGGCATGCGCCTAACGGATGGCGAGGACGCCTTGATTGCCAACAACGCGGCGGATTTCGTCGACGCCGTGGATCGGTTGCTGCTTGACGAGGTACTGTGGGGCCGACTGTCCCAGCGAGGGTTGGAGAATGTGCGCCAGCACTTCTCACGGGAGGCCGCCGCCCATGCCCTCCGCCTGGCGTTAGATTGA
- a CDS encoding glycoside hydrolase family 99-like domain-containing protein, which translates to MNVTDLGRRCLFRLLRAGFRLTPMPTATRDKWRQRFLDRHGSLVPQGPQGQLPVGTGRMHRPLRHAGGRAIGYVPYRSKALPAALPARLVAFYLPQFHPIPENDSWWGRGFTEWANVTRALPQFEGHVQPRLPGALGFYDLRHAEVMRSQMQLASEYGVGAFCTYFYWFAGKTLLEAPLQAWLDDASLSLPICLCWANENWSRRWDGRAEDILIGQKHSAEDDIAFIEYVSRYLRDPRYLRVDGKPMLLVYRPSLLPDPRATAQRWREWCRAQGIGELHLAYVQSFDRVDPRDIGFDAAVEFPPNNTSLTPVTSKQRLINPDYRGDIFDWRMLAKQATTASDPTYPLYPGVNAGWDNEPRRSGRGRVYLHASPRGYRDWLQQAVKTACRRMPRMPLVFINAWNEWAEGAVLEPDNRLGHAWLEATRSALAPVVVADTRPCAVIHAWYVDVLEEMLQDLDRSGITWRTVITTAPEREKQVRDCVARLGLDPQIEVFENRGRDVLPFLHVANRLLDEGAQVVLKLHTKRSTHRNDGDQWRRELVEKLLSPARAERILEAFEQHADLGLVAAEGHLQPLHYFWGANEANVYYLSSRLGIAAPSVDSDQFIAGTMFWARLEALRPLLDAHLDLWEFEDESGQVDGTMAHAVERIFTQSATSIGMTTQSAARVCGLPEAGEGAAPYPYAQRSG; encoded by the coding sequence ATGAACGTCACCGATCTTGGCCGTCGCTGCTTGTTTCGATTGCTGCGCGCAGGCTTTCGGCTAACCCCCATGCCCACAGCAACGCGGGACAAGTGGCGCCAGCGCTTCCTGGACCGACACGGATCCCTGGTTCCACAAGGCCCCCAGGGCCAGCTGCCCGTGGGAACAGGCCGGATGCACAGACCCCTGCGCCACGCGGGCGGGCGGGCCATCGGCTACGTGCCGTATCGCAGCAAAGCCTTGCCTGCAGCCTTGCCGGCCAGGCTCGTCGCGTTTTATCTCCCACAGTTCCACCCCATTCCGGAAAATGACTCGTGGTGGGGTAGAGGCTTTACCGAGTGGGCCAATGTCACACGCGCGCTGCCGCAGTTTGAAGGCCACGTCCAGCCGCGGCTGCCAGGCGCGCTTGGGTTCTACGATCTGCGCCATGCCGAGGTCATGCGCAGCCAGATGCAGCTGGCGAGCGAATATGGTGTCGGTGCCTTTTGCACCTACTTCTACTGGTTCGCCGGCAAAACGCTGTTGGAAGCACCACTACAGGCCTGGCTGGACGACGCCTCGCTCAGCCTGCCCATCTGCCTGTGCTGGGCCAATGAAAACTGGTCACGCCGCTGGGACGGCCGCGCTGAGGACATCCTGATCGGTCAGAAGCACAGCGCCGAAGACGACATTGCGTTCATTGAATACGTGTCGCGTTACCTGCGCGACCCACGCTACCTGCGCGTAGACGGAAAGCCGATGCTACTGGTCTATCGCCCCAGCCTGCTTCCCGACCCGAGGGCAACCGCGCAGCGGTGGCGCGAGTGGTGCCGTGCCCAGGGTATCGGTGAGCTCCATCTGGCCTACGTACAAAGCTTTGACCGTGTCGACCCGCGCGATATCGGCTTCGATGCGGCAGTGGAGTTCCCTCCCAACAATACGTCGCTGACGCCGGTGACATCAAAACAACGGCTTATTAATCCAGACTACCGCGGCGACATCTTTGATTGGCGAATGCTTGCAAAGCAGGCCACTACCGCCAGCGACCCGACCTATCCACTCTATCCCGGCGTCAATGCGGGTTGGGACAACGAGCCCCGCCGAAGCGGCCGTGGCCGGGTTTATCTGCACGCCTCACCCAGGGGCTACCGCGACTGGCTACAGCAGGCCGTCAAAACCGCATGCCGCCGAATGCCCAGGATGCCCTTGGTGTTCATCAACGCATGGAACGAATGGGCTGAAGGTGCAGTGCTGGAGCCTGACAACCGCCTGGGACACGCCTGGCTTGAGGCCACCCGGTCCGCGCTAGCTCCCGTTGTCGTGGCCGATACAAGGCCATGCGCCGTCATTCATGCATGGTATGTCGACGTACTCGAGGAAATGCTCCAGGACCTGGATCGCAGCGGCATTACCTGGCGCACGGTCATCACAACGGCGCCCGAACGCGAGAAACAGGTTCGCGACTGCGTAGCCAGGCTCGGCCTCGATCCACAGATCGAGGTGTTCGAGAATCGCGGCCGTGACGTCCTGCCATTCCTCCATGTCGCCAATCGCCTGCTAGATGAGGGAGCACAGGTCGTACTCAAGCTTCACACCAAACGCTCAACCCACCGAAACGATGGTGACCAGTGGCGGCGTGAGCTGGTGGAAAAATTGCTATCGCCGGCGCGTGCCGAGCGGATACTCGAAGCGTTCGAACAACATGCCGACCTGGGGCTGGTGGCGGCTGAAGGGCATCTGCAACCACTCCACTATTTCTGGGGCGCGAACGAGGCCAACGTGTACTACCTGAGTAGCCGCCTCGGCATAGCCGCACCATCCGTCGATAGTGATCAGTTCATTGCAGGCACCATGTTCTGGGCACGCTTGGAAGCATTGCGCCCCCTATTGGACGCACACCTGGACCTATGGGAATTCGAGGACGAATCCGGGCAAGTCGATGGCACCATGGCGCACGCCGTGGAACGCATCTTCACGCAGTCAGCAACAAGCATCGGCATGACAACACAGAGTGCCGCACGGGTGTGCGGCCTGCCCGAGGCCGGGGAAGGAGCCGCCCCGTACCCCTATGCGCAACGGAGCGGCTAG